Proteins encoded together in one Passer domesticus isolate bPasDom1 chromosome 6, bPasDom1.hap1, whole genome shotgun sequence window:
- the LOC135302351 gene encoding uncharacterized protein LOC135302351, translated as MRRGLAPLCSRIALYLLSLLIRKQPRCHLPALAFLVELLECLDLSKHGHSALSVVSRHLPSECRDRLRLELRGLVVLSKEPLLSGGIRGLYQHLLEQLADPDAEMVRMILSVLTYMLQEKDLKIPGITALKLAEPLLPHFENESSHVQLLSIQLFSKVMELVVEEGKKPLTRIVSRSLLPLFFCWHNENRRVAKASLETLLCAARFLRRRDMEELLRKEQRMKFAEHLVRRAWKRQPRAGEAPWPRCSVGSRARAAAAPPALGAAAALPQPCPPSGGSVRQGPG; from the exons atgcgccgtggcttggcCCCCTTGTGTTCCCGCATCGCCTTgtacctgctcagcctgctcatcagGAAGCAGCCACGCTGtcatctgcctgccctggcgttcTTGGTGGAG ctcctggagtgtCTGGACTTGAGCAAACACGGTCACAGTGCCCTGTCGGTcgtatccaggcacctgcccagcgagtgcagggacaggctgcgcctggagctcagaggcctcgtggtgctcagcaaggagcccttgCTG AGTGGAGGAATACGTGGCCTgtatcaacacctgctggagcagctggctgaTCCTGATGCAGAGATGGTCAGGATGATCCTCTCCGTGCTTACATATATGCTCCAGGAGAAAGACCTCAAGATACCCGgcatcaccgccctgaagctggctgaaCCACTCCTGCCACACTTTGAGaat gagagcagccatgtgcagctgctctccattcagctcttcagcaagGTGATGGAGCTGGTAGTGGAAGAGGGCAAAAAGCCTTTGACAAGAATTGTGAGCCGCAGCCTGCTCCCTCTCTTCTTCTGCTGGCACAATGAGAACCGGCGTGTGGCCAAG gcctcttTGGAAACACTGCTTTGTGCGGCCCGGTTCCTGAGGAGGAGGGacatggaggagctgctgaggaaggagcagcGGATGAAGTTTGCCGAGCACCTGGTAAGGAGAGCCTGGAAGCGCCAGCCGcgggctggagaagccccctggccccggtgctcagt tgGGAGCCGCGCCCGGGCCGCTGCAGCCCCGCCCGCCctcggcgctgccgccgccctccCGCAGCCGTGCCCTCCctcgggcggcagcgtgcggcagggcccgggctga
- the LOC135302212 gene encoding maestro heat-like repeat family member 5: protein MAPTEGTASTNSWKRRTPRTRAISKMNSTATWTGIPAPIPDIFSSQQQVAARVGDIHQRLVSRVTADTGLETDFLSLAEEHPANVVMSLLRCAPSCDRAAVLMWRSIGTSRPAVQKVLPALFSVIEDRPLYSMFFYSGDNEAVFALAATVVLWKIAHMPEWHDAVVLHSAQLFVALLFQVFSTTEQIPEEVEDFWRACQEEHRLPTKPNRFAVQAVKALLCQLGFENKLVALECKQVWDTCSVPTPSIMQ from the exons ATGGCTCCGACTGAGGGCACGGCCAGCACAAACAGCTGGAAGCGAAGGACACCAAGGACTCGGGCCATCTCAAAGATGAACAGCACGGCCACTTGGACTGGGATTCCTGCTCCCATTCCGGATATTTTTTCATCTCAGcagcag GTGGCAGCCAGGGTGGGGGACATTCACCAGAGACTCGTGTCCCGTGTCACTGCGGACACGGGGCTGGAAACAGACTTTCTGAGCCTGGCTGAAGAACACCCTGCTAATGTGGTGATGAGCCTCCTGCGCTGTGCCCCAtcctgtgacag agctgctgtacTGATGTGGAGAAGCATCGGCACGTCAAGACCCGCAGTGCAGAAGGTGCTTCCAGCACTGTTCTCTGTGATAGAGGACAGGCCACTGTACAGTATGTTTTTCTACAGTGGGGATAACGAGGccgtctttgccctggct gcaactgtggtgctgTGGAAGATTGCCCACATGCCCGAGTGGCACGACGCAGTAGTCCTTCATTCGGCCCagctgtttgtggctctgctcttccaagttttctccaccacagagcagatacCAGAAGAGGTTGAGGACTTCTGGAGAGCGTGCCAGGAGGAACACCGCCTTCCCACCAAGCCtaacag gtttgcagtgcaggccgtgaaggctctgctctgccaacTGGGCTTTGAGAacaagctggtggctctggagtgCAAGCAGGTCTGGGACACCTGCTCTGTGCCGACACCCAGCATTATGCAGtag